TCTTCGGCGCCGCAGACGAGCGGCCCGGCGCCTACGACTGGCTGCCCTTCCCGGTGGAGTACAGGCACGAGTACAGAGAGAGAGCACTCTGTTTCCCGGGCAACACGCCATATGCCTCTCTCATCGACGGCTACGATGCCGGGGCCGTCGAGACCGACGGTATCTTTCCTGTCCACGGCGGCGAGACGGTCGCCGAGACGCCTGAGGGCGAGGCGGTCATCATCGCAAAAGAGATCGGCGATGGTGTGATTGTTGTCGCCGCAACCCACGAATACCCGTCGGCAAAATTTATGGGCGCTTTCTGCACTGCGGAAAGAGAAACCTTATTTTAGAGAAGAGAGATGGAGTGTACAGGTGTAATCATGGATCAGTATATCATCGCTGCCTCTTCCACCCCCGAGGATCTTGTGCCGGTCGTTATGGCGGTTCACTCCATTCTCAACCGCCTTCCGGTGACAGCGCGTTCCCGGGACCGGCCCGGCATTCGTGTCGAGGAGGGACGGGTGGTCGATGACCGCTACACCGGTCCGGTGCTCGAGGATGCCATCGCTGAGAACGCCATGAAAAAGACGGTCCCGGTCTCCGGGCCGTATCGCGGCGTGCCTGTGGTCGTCGCCCCGGTCAGGGACGGATCGGGTGCAGCGATCGGCGCCATCGGCGTCGTGGACATCACCGGTATCTTCGACCTTGCCACACTCATGGAGCACCATTCAG
Above is a window of Methanofollis tationis DNA encoding:
- a CDS encoding DUF2111 domain-containing protein → MDQYIIAASSTPEDLVPVVMAVHSILNRLPVTARSRDRPGIRVEEGRVVDDRYTGPVLEDAIAENAMKKTVPVSGPYRGVPVVVAPVRDGSGAAIGAIGVVDITGIFDLATLMEHHSAILQQVCGKDPCPLPTESVSARR